A section of the Microbacterium forte genome encodes:
- a CDS encoding SGNH/GDSL hydrolase family protein: protein MTYFLTLTDALALDETGRRAIAKDFVSRTEVSRPGVTATFKAPVFNAESPALLTIRQKVMRAMLGRDTCSLLVTADSKSSEYLGTVVSWPTQLRRLLDALEGFVQADNGVMDARWTSAGMSPSPTTSIGLQPTTAGSTATKSVTFTGTVTASGAKLLARIPGGGAATLTINGTSQAITIPAVSGFHAIDLAGIAPGPLTVTIAATADLYVAGIRLSYSTPGLIISNPARPSSAASDWSPGGSTGRWSTIVAGPATDPDFVISALGTNEITNLFAITTYYDALAARGVPVIIVNPGGLGGARTRVEAEALSAHLYSIAQARDWPLIDFEAVIGTYDQALAHLLMLDTLHENSRAALLEALAVYALIFGGLT from the coding sequence GTGACTTACTTCCTTACCCTCACCGATGCGCTTGCGCTCGACGAGACGGGCCGCCGGGCGATCGCGAAAGACTTCGTGTCGCGCACTGAGGTATCCCGCCCCGGTGTCACCGCGACGTTCAAAGCGCCGGTGTTCAACGCCGAGAGCCCCGCGCTGCTCACCATTCGCCAGAAGGTGATGCGCGCCATGCTCGGACGCGACACGTGCTCGCTGCTCGTCACCGCCGATTCCAAGTCTTCCGAGTACCTGGGAACGGTCGTGTCATGGCCGACGCAACTGCGCCGGCTGCTCGACGCGCTCGAAGGTTTCGTTCAGGCCGACAACGGCGTGATGGACGCTCGATGGACGTCCGCCGGCATGTCGCCGAGCCCGACGACCTCGATCGGTCTCCAGCCGACGACCGCCGGCTCGACCGCCACCAAGTCGGTCACGTTCACGGGCACCGTCACCGCATCCGGCGCCAAGCTGCTCGCGCGCATTCCCGGCGGCGGCGCGGCCACACTCACGATCAACGGCACATCACAGGCAATCACGATCCCCGCGGTATCCGGTTTCCATGCCATCGATCTCGCCGGCATCGCACCAGGGCCGCTGACGGTCACGATCGCAGCGACAGCCGATCTCTACGTCGCCGGCATCCGTCTCTCGTACTCCACGCCGGGACTCATCATCAGCAACCCCGCGCGCCCGTCGTCCGCGGCGTCGGACTGGTCGCCAGGAGGCAGCACGGGGCGATGGTCTACCATCGTCGCCGGCCCCGCCACTGATCCCGATTTCGTCATCAGCGCGCTCGGCACCAACGAGATAACCAACCTATTCGCCATCACGACCTACTACGACGCTCTCGCGGCCCGAGGCGTCCCCGTCATCATCGTGAACCCCGGCGGACTGGGAGGCGCACGCACGCGCGTCGAGGCAGAGGCGCTATCCGCTCATCTGTACTCGATCGCCCAGGCGCGCGACTGGCCGCTGATCGACTTCGAGGCGGTGATCGGCACCTACGACCAAGCGCTCGCACACCTGCTCATGCTCGACACGCTGCACGAGAACAGCCGTGCCGCGCTGCTCGAAGCTCTCGCCGTCTACGCGCTCATCTTTGGAGGTCTGACGTGA